In Paenibacillus guangzhouensis, a single window of DNA contains:
- the spoIIP gene encoding stage II sporulation protein P — translation MKTTTFQTIHIPKLKRRMMQMLVTGRTFAVLTICSMLFFILLGLGTMLHKQVNTSPSTSMKGFAAAVSSHFFLDMIGMEIPHMNVASEEPILSKQKIGAFLFQMLTNVNPMDPKSMLSHEMPGLGRDDAVPLRIGVGNDTMTGPEDYHDAALPKDEAHPNDMPTPTVDIPKKDVPTIPEKVPAKDTDIGKAGNDPKQATSGKKVVFIYHSHNRESWNPVLGETVKEPSSSKKNITLVGERMAKTLEKLGVGTLHSSTDYMTTMKSYSWNYSYKYSRATVKEAMAQNQELQYFFDIHRDSQKREKTTVRINGKDYAQVFFIIGHGNKNWRQNEAFASKIHDKLEKEYPGISRGVWGKTSANGNGEYNQSLSPNSFLIEIGGVDNTLEESYRTADVLAQLIADTYRNAEKVSSPASSSSGAKNK, via the coding sequence ATGAAGACCACCACATTTCAGACGATACATATTCCTAAACTAAAGCGGCGGATGATGCAGATGCTCGTCACGGGCAGAACGTTTGCGGTCCTAACCATTTGCTCGATGCTCTTTTTTATATTGCTAGGACTTGGAACGATGCTGCATAAGCAGGTCAATACGTCGCCAAGCACTTCCATGAAGGGATTTGCCGCAGCGGTTTCAAGTCACTTCTTTCTGGATATGATAGGAATGGAGATTCCGCATATGAATGTCGCCTCAGAAGAGCCGATTCTATCAAAGCAAAAGATTGGCGCATTTCTGTTCCAAATGCTCACGAATGTGAATCCCATGGATCCCAAGAGCATGTTGTCGCATGAGATGCCTGGACTTGGCCGCGATGATGCCGTTCCGCTGCGTATTGGGGTTGGGAATGACACCATGACAGGTCCGGAAGATTATCATGATGCAGCATTGCCGAAGGATGAGGCGCATCCGAATGATATGCCAACACCGACCGTAGACATTCCGAAGAAAGACGTCCCGACGATCCCGGAGAAAGTTCCAGCGAAGGATACGGATATTGGTAAAGCGGGGAATGATCCCAAGCAAGCAACCTCAGGTAAAAAGGTCGTATTCATCTATCACTCGCACAACAGAGAATCGTGGAATCCCGTCTTAGGGGAGACCGTCAAAGAACCATCGTCTTCGAAAAAAAATATAACACTCGTCGGAGAACGTATGGCGAAAACGCTCGAGAAGCTCGGTGTCGGTACCTTGCATTCGTCGACGGATTATATGACGACAATGAAATCGTACAGTTGGAATTATTCTTATAAATACTCCCGTGCAACGGTGAAAGAAGCTATGGCTCAGAATCAAGAACTGCAATACTTCTTCGATATCCATCGCGATTCGCAGAAGCGCGAGAAGACAACCGTTAGAATCAACGGCAAAGATTATGCACAGGTGTTCTTCATTATTGGCCATGGGAACAAAAACTGGCGTCAGAACGAAGCATTCGCCAGCAAAATTCACGACAAACTTGAAAAGGAATATCCAGGTATATCCCGTGGCGTATGGGGAAAGACATCGGCCAACGGCAATGGGGAATATAATCAATCCCTCTCTCCGAACAGCTTCCTGATTGAAATCGGCGGAGTAGATAATACGCTCGAAGAGAGTTATCGAACAGCAGATGTGCTAGCGCAGCTGATCGCAGATACGTATCGCAATGCAGAGAAAGTGAGCAGTCCTGCGAGCAGCAGCTCGGGGGCGAAGAATAAATAG